A region from the Halomarina litorea genome encodes:
- a CDS encoding PAS domain-containing response regulator, translated as MNSLPPKIRVLHVDDEPDLAELTAMFLNREDDRFVVDSKTNVSDGLEAFSDGEFHCIVSDYDMPGQSGLDFLTTIRETHPRVPFILYTGKGSEDVASEAISAGVTDYLQKETGTSQYTILANRIKNAVANYNAQEVIRETEQRFSELAENSEDILFSVTPDWSGLLFINSAFEDIWGIPVEVLEDTPDVFLTHIHENDREKALVSMEKLSNGTPDEIEYRVIHPEQGVHWVRGQSKPILNEDGSVARIVGYVQDITAYKGDHGLRVIETATEGISLVEPDGTFSYLNPAFASLFGYERSELNGRSWKLLYHNEEADRLEHNILPEVSKQGYWSGETVRLTKQGNRLVTDHRLAKTESGSIVCTAQDLTRERSTATKYGEFYHLLEIADGSAFYTLDHEGYLTRWNDHARDLLGHSVEDVLGLHLDTLLSSDSADGSRAERFIESARKDGEVTAEVEWCRSDGSTFAAPMTIIASHTPEGTIRGFGVITAPEETASVPA; from the coding sequence ATGAACTCTCTTCCGCCCAAGATCCGGGTCCTCCACGTCGACGATGAACCAGACCTGGCTGAACTAACTGCGATGTTTCTCAATCGGGAGGATGACCGATTTGTTGTCGACTCTAAGACGAACGTGAGTGACGGTCTTGAGGCCTTTTCAGATGGGGAATTCCACTGTATCGTCTCGGACTATGATATGCCGGGTCAGTCTGGTCTCGACTTCCTCACAACAATCCGGGAAACTCATCCTCGCGTCCCATTCATTCTATACACGGGGAAGGGAAGCGAGGATGTTGCAAGTGAGGCGATTTCTGCTGGCGTTACTGACTATCTTCAGAAGGAGACAGGCACCAGCCAGTACACAATTCTCGCGAACCGGATCAAGAACGCCGTCGCTAACTACAATGCACAAGAGGTGATCCGAGAGACAGAACAGCGATTCTCGGAACTTGCTGAAAACTCAGAGGATATATTGTTTAGCGTTACTCCAGATTGGAGCGGGCTGCTTTTCATCAATTCCGCGTTCGAAGATATCTGGGGCATCCCCGTGGAGGTGCTTGAGGACACGCCGGACGTATTTCTCACCCACATCCACGAAAACGACCGTGAGAAAGCTCTGGTATCGATGGAAAAGCTATCAAACGGAACGCCTGATGAGATTGAATATCGGGTGATCCATCCCGAACAGGGTGTGCACTGGGTACGCGGACAGAGTAAGCCGATTCTCAACGAGGACGGATCCGTTGCTAGAATCGTGGGTTATGTCCAGGATATCACGGCGTACAAGGGGGATCACGGACTTCGCGTCATCGAGACTGCGACCGAGGGGATTAGTCTCGTGGAACCAGATGGAACGTTTTCATACCTGAACCCTGCATTTGCCTCGCTCTTCGGCTATGAGCGGTCGGAACTCAATGGCCGTTCTTGGAAACTCCTCTATCACAATGAGGAAGCAGACCGACTCGAACATAATATCCTCCCAGAAGTATCGAAGCAGGGGTACTGGAGCGGTGAGACCGTCCGTCTCACGAAGCAAGGCAACCGACTCGTTACGGATCACCGATTGGCGAAGACGGAAAGTGGAAGCATTGTCTGTACGGCCCAAGACCTCACCAGAGAACGGTCAACAGCGACGAAATATGGAGAATTCTACCACCTTTTAGAGATCGCGGACGGGAGCGCGTTCTACACCCTGGACCACGAGGGGTACCTAACTCGCTGGAACGATCACGCCAGAGACCTGCTAGGACATTCGGTCGAGGACGTTCTCGGCCTCCATCTCGATACACTACTCTCATCAGACTCGGCTGATGGAAGTCGCGCTGAGCGTTTTATCGAGTCTGCTCGGAAGGACGGCGAAGTGACGGCAGAAGTAGAATGGTGCCGGAGCGACGGTAGCACGTTCGCAGCGCCCATGACGATCATCGCTAGTCATACTCCCGAAGGAACGATTCGTGGGTTCGGTGTGATAACCGCCCCCGAAGAAACGGCTTCTGTTCCAGCGTAG
- a CDS encoding sensor histidine kinase, with amino-acid sequence MRDSTPQISSSQSAIAALVQNFPNGVLVLFDEDHRYRAVGPNVLPFSKTKATELLGRSIHELFPEQTTRRLEPEMRATIQGHARSFDIEYDDRIHHIETKPTKINGEPYGVLATQDVTQERETADALQEQNERLDQFASMISHDLRNPLSIATGHLELYQETGDSAHLTEVEKALTRLDELTQDLLTLVQPNEMADSLEDVSLSAVAHDAWEMIETRDASLTASDYYVKADRGQLQALFENLFQNAIGHGGDEVTIRVGAREDGFYIEDTGTGIPEEKRETVFEHGFSTGYGGNGVGLTIVSRIANHHGWSIELTEEESGGARFEFTGVEVAD; translated from the coding sequence ATGCGTGACTCCACACCACAGATATCCTCCAGTCAGAGTGCCATAGCCGCTCTTGTGCAGAATTTCCCGAATGGCGTTCTTGTTCTCTTCGACGAGGACCACCGGTATCGGGCTGTGGGTCCGAACGTACTTCCATTCTCGAAGACGAAAGCAACTGAGCTACTCGGGCGCTCAATTCACGAACTGTTCCCTGAACAGACTACCCGTCGTCTCGAACCGGAAATGCGTGCGACGATTCAGGGCCACGCACGTTCCTTCGATATCGAGTATGACGACCGCATCCATCACATCGAGACCAAACCCACGAAGATTAACGGCGAGCCGTATGGTGTTCTCGCCACACAGGACGTAACGCAGGAGCGCGAGACTGCAGATGCATTACAGGAACAGAACGAGCGTCTGGATCAATTTGCAAGTATGATCTCACACGATCTCAGGAACCCACTCTCGATTGCCACCGGCCATTTGGAACTGTACCAAGAAACCGGTGACTCCGCTCATCTTACGGAAGTCGAGAAGGCACTCACCCGCCTCGATGAGCTCACACAGGACCTGCTAACACTTGTACAGCCAAACGAGATGGCGGACTCCCTCGAGGACGTCTCGTTGAGTGCGGTCGCCCATGATGCGTGGGAGATGATTGAGACCCGTGACGCGAGCTTGACGGCCTCTGACTACTACGTGAAGGCAGACCGTGGCCAGTTGCAGGCGCTCTTCGAGAATCTGTTCCAAAACGCAATCGGACACGGTGGTGACGAGGTTACGATTCGGGTTGGCGCTCGCGAAGACGGCTTCTACATTGAAGACACGGGAACAGGAATCCCCGAAGAGAAGCGCGAAACCGTTTTCGAACATGGCTTTTCAACGGGGTACGGAGGGAACGGCGTCGGGCTTACCATCGTCAGTCGAATCGCCAACCACCACGGTTGGTCGATCGAATTGACCGAGGAGGAATCCGGTGGGGCACGCTTCGAGTTCACTGGCGTTGAGGTCGCTGACTGA
- a CDS encoding Rrf2 family transcriptional regulator, translating into MSSIELTSSQRKILQELINLYGVSEQAVKGEDIAERTDRNPGTIRNQMQSLKALQLVEGVPGPKGGYKPTANAYEALEIQELDEPAEVPLFHNGERVPDANVQEIDLTSVHHPELCRAEIRLHGTLTQFHEGDEVRIGPTPRSKLLIEGVVDGKDESNNVLIVSTTKMEAPVGEPNH; encoded by the coding sequence ATGTCTAGCATCGAACTCACGTCGAGTCAGCGGAAGATACTCCAGGAGCTCATCAACCTCTACGGCGTCTCGGAGCAGGCGGTCAAGGGCGAGGACATCGCCGAGCGCACCGACCGCAACCCCGGCACCATCCGCAACCAGATGCAGAGCCTCAAGGCCCTCCAGTTGGTCGAGGGCGTCCCCGGGCCGAAAGGCGGCTACAAACCGACGGCGAACGCCTACGAGGCACTGGAGATTCAGGAACTGGACGAACCCGCCGAGGTACCGCTGTTCCACAACGGCGAGCGCGTCCCCGACGCCAACGTTCAGGAGATCGACCTCACGAGCGTCCACCACCCCGAACTCTGTCGCGCGGAGATCCGCCTCCACGGCACCCTCACGCAGTTCCACGAGGGCGACGAGGTCCGCATCGGCCCGACGCCCCGTTCGAAGCTCCTCATCGAGGGCGTCGTCGACGGGAAAGACGAGTCGAACAACGTCCTCATCGTCTCGACGACGAAGATGGAAGCGCCGGTCGGCGAACCGAACCACTGA
- a CDS encoding nucleoside phosphorylase, which yields MSESDDERQYHIDVAPGEVADTVLLPGDTDRVEKIIDLWDDHEEVARHREYHTVTGEYDGAPISVTSTGIGAPSAAIAVEELARVGAETFIRVGSCGAIQPDMDIGDLVITDGGVRLEGTSDAYVRKSYPAVADYEVVTALVAAAERLGYDYHVGHTASTDSFYAGQGREGFGGYESPEGQELFEELKQADVKNFEMEASAIVTLANVYGLRAGAVCTVYANRETGEFRTEGESRAAETASLATKLLARMDEVKAEAGAHRWHAGLRLD from the coding sequence ATGAGCGAGTCCGACGACGAGAGACAGTACCACATCGATGTGGCTCCCGGCGAGGTCGCGGACACCGTCCTCCTGCCCGGCGACACCGACCGCGTCGAGAAGATCATCGACCTGTGGGACGACCACGAGGAAGTGGCCCGTCACCGCGAGTACCACACCGTCACCGGCGAATACGACGGCGCGCCCATCTCCGTCACCTCGACGGGCATCGGCGCTCCCTCCGCCGCCATCGCCGTCGAGGAACTCGCCCGCGTCGGCGCGGAGACGTTCATCCGCGTCGGCTCCTGCGGGGCCATCCAGCCGGACATGGACATCGGCGACCTCGTCATCACCGACGGGGGCGTCCGACTGGAGGGGACCAGTGACGCCTACGTCCGGAAGTCCTACCCTGCCGTCGCGGACTACGAGGTGGTCACTGCACTCGTCGCCGCCGCAGAGCGCCTCGGCTACGACTACCACGTCGGGCACACCGCCAGCACGGACTCCTTCTACGCCGGGCAGGGCCGCGAGGGCTTCGGCGGCTACGAGTCCCCCGAGGGGCAGGAACTGTTCGAGGAACTCAAACAGGCCGACGTGAAGAACTTCGAGATGGAAGCCAGCGCCATCGTCACGCTGGCGAACGTCTACGGACTGCGCGCGGGTGCGGTCTGTACCGTCTACGCCAACCGCGAGACGGGCGAGTTCCGGACCGAGGGTGAGTCGCGCGCCGCCGAGACGGCGAGTCTGGCGACGAAGCTCCTCGCACGGATGGACGAAGTCAAGGCCGAGGCCGGAGCCCACCGCTGGCACGCCGGCCTGCGCCTCGACTGA
- a CDS encoding TIGR00341 family protein — MRLIKLLVHEDQQGAVLDLLDEENIDFVVTEDTRSSEDTSLIEFPLPTQAVEFVLGELRAAGVDDTEYTVIASAETAKTRNYHELEDRFVAGVEEDDSVAPEEIRAKALDMHRNALTYYSMTLLSAIVAAAGLLLNSPAVVVGAMVIAPQVGTALITSVGMVLDDQRMMRLGIRDQVLGFAAAIVAAIAFGFALRSGFFISPSLNVSTVGQISKRISPGLLSVSVAFCAGAAGAFGLATALPVSLVGVMIAAALIPAAAAVGIAWGVPSVYVGAFVLLVVNAIAVNLAGFAVLWYLDYRPADWTDDGVFESLSAYQTSAAIVVVLLVLFAGFGGLLVDQIAFDNEVNGGVEEVLSGEEYSELELREVGVELGLVSHFGQDPEVTVTVVRPDGAEYPGLATTLDEELEKRIGEDVVVLVEYRDRQRSEDPTGDGANDVSVGPPVALSAYR, encoded by the coding sequence ATGCGCCTCATCAAACTCCTCGTCCACGAGGACCAGCAGGGAGCGGTCCTCGACCTGCTCGACGAGGAGAACATCGACTTCGTGGTGACGGAAGACACCCGGTCGAGCGAGGACACCTCACTCATCGAGTTCCCCCTTCCGACGCAGGCCGTGGAGTTCGTCCTCGGCGAACTCCGGGCGGCGGGCGTCGACGACACCGAGTACACCGTCATCGCCAGCGCCGAGACGGCCAAGACCAGGAACTACCACGAACTCGAGGACCGCTTCGTCGCGGGCGTTGAGGAGGACGACTCGGTCGCCCCCGAGGAGATTCGCGCGAAGGCACTCGACATGCACCGGAACGCGCTCACCTACTACTCGATGACGCTCCTCTCGGCTATCGTCGCCGCGGCGGGCCTCCTGCTGAACTCTCCGGCGGTGGTCGTCGGCGCGATGGTCATCGCCCCGCAGGTCGGGACGGCGCTCATCACCAGCGTCGGGATGGTACTCGACGACCAGCGGATGATGCGACTGGGTATCCGCGACCAGGTCCTCGGGTTCGCCGCCGCCATCGTCGCCGCCATCGCCTTCGGCTTCGCGCTCAGGTCCGGCTTCTTCATCTCGCCGTCGCTCAACGTCTCGACGGTCGGCCAGATATCGAAGCGCATCTCGCCGGGCCTACTCTCGGTGTCCGTGGCGTTCTGTGCGGGTGCAGCGGGGGCGTTCGGTCTCGCGACCGCGCTCCCGGTGTCGCTGGTGGGCGTCATGATCGCGGCGGCGCTCATCCCAGCGGCCGCCGCCGTCGGCATCGCGTGGGGCGTCCCGAGCGTCTACGTCGGCGCGTTCGTCCTCCTCGTGGTCAACGCCATCGCGGTCAACCTCGCGGGCTTCGCCGTCCTCTGGTATCTCGACTACCGGCCGGCAGACTGGACCGACGACGGCGTGTTCGAGTCGCTCTCGGCGTACCAGACCTCGGCTGCCATCGTGGTCGTTCTGCTGGTCCTCTTCGCCGGGTTCGGCGGCCTCCTCGTCGACCAGATCGCCTTCGACAACGAGGTCAATGGCGGCGTCGAGGAGGTCCTCTCGGGGGAGGAGTACAGCGAACTCGAACTCAGAGAGGTGGGCGTCGAACTCGGTCTCGTCTCGCACTTCGGGCAGGACCCGGAGGTGACGGTGACCGTCGTCCGCCCCGACGGGGCCGAGTATCCGGGCCTCGCGACGACGCTCGACGAGGAACTGGAAAAGCGAATCGGGGAGGACGTGGTCGTGCTGGTGGAGTATCGTGACCGTCAGCGGTCAGAGGACCCTACCGGCGACGGAGCCAACGACGTCTCGGTCGGTCCTCCGGTTGCCCTCTCGGCCTACCGGTAG
- a CDS encoding class I SAM-dependent methyltransferase, translating to MDRRRAVRDTYDRIAAHFSQTREYPWPEVESFVDDAAPVGTALDLGCGNGRHAELLAERADRVVGVDLSGELLRTARDRAADRGYAERLSLVGGDASSLPLRDASVGLGVYIAALHHLPSRAARRASLDELARVLTPTGRALVSVWSVTHSKFDAEEGFDTTVDWTLPGGETVDRFYHVYDLGEFEADLAASSLGVASAYESEGNCYAVVTSGG from the coding sequence ATGGACCGACGCCGGGCCGTCCGCGACACCTACGACCGCATCGCGGCGCACTTCTCGCAGACCCGCGAGTACCCGTGGCCGGAGGTGGAGTCGTTCGTGGACGACGCCGCTCCGGTGGGGACGGCCCTCGACCTCGGCTGTGGCAACGGTCGTCACGCGGAACTGCTCGCCGAGCGTGCGGACCGGGTCGTCGGCGTCGACCTGAGCGGCGAACTCCTCCGGACCGCCCGCGACCGGGCGGCCGACCGGGGCTACGCCGAACGTCTCTCGCTGGTTGGAGGCGACGCCTCGTCGCTCCCCCTCCGTGACGCGAGTGTCGGCCTCGGGGTGTACATTGCCGCCCTCCACCACCTCCCCTCGCGGGCGGCGCGGCGGGCGAGTCTGGACGAACTGGCCCGAGTGCTCACCCCGACGGGGCGCGCGCTGGTGAGCGTCTGGTCGGTCACCCACTCGAAGTTCGACGCCGAGGAGGGCTTCGACACGACGGTGGACTGGACGCTCCCCGGCGGGGAGACGGTCGACCGCTTCTACCACGTCTACGACCTCGGGGAGTTCGAGGCGGACCTCGCGGCGAGTTCGCTCGGCGTCGCGTCGGCCTACGAGAGCGAGGGGAACTGCTACGCCGTCGTCACGAGTGGCGGGTGA
- a CDS encoding DUF5305 family protein: MQGTHVEQEIRIRYQVAHDGSVFWQESHLIAKNERTTSSGEFVTKTSLDIRDLDTRLDEIDSEIGQAGTVRVQLLVTVSYETDEYAGELTEAVPVRLTDSWYTIEAEPLERTHSTPVTRKVPVPARGPIGYALAGGIGFGLLVVAGAIAISYHRGFDQRRLEQRVDEIRYSEWISTGSLSNSFAGTTVSIDSLEGLIDIAIDTNNRVIHDLDRNVYVVVEDAVVYYYSQDGFRFAAAE; encoded by the coding sequence ATGCAAGGCACACATGTTGAACAAGAGATACGTATCCGGTATCAGGTGGCTCATGATGGATCTGTATTCTGGCAGGAGTCTCATCTGATAGCTAAAAACGAACGTACTACATCGAGTGGTGAGTTCGTAACCAAAACGTCGCTCGACATTCGCGATCTGGACACCCGACTCGACGAAATTGACTCCGAGATCGGGCAAGCGGGGACGGTCCGGGTTCAGCTACTTGTAACGGTTTCGTACGAAACGGATGAGTATGCCGGAGAGTTAACAGAGGCCGTTCCAGTACGACTCACTGACTCCTGGTATACTATTGAGGCAGAACCCCTTGAACGGACTCACAGCACCCCCGTAACGCGGAAAGTCCCGGTTCCTGCTCGGGGCCCGATTGGGTATGCGCTAGCTGGGGGTATTGGTTTTGGACTGCTTGTAGTAGCTGGTGCCATTGCCATCAGCTATCATCGTGGATTCGACCAACGGCGACTCGAACAACGCGTTGATGAAATCAGATATTCAGAATGGATCTCCACTGGCTCATTATCGAATTCGTTTGCCGGAACAACCGTCTCAATTGACTCGTTAGAAGGATTAATTGATATTGCGATTGATACGAACAATCGGGTAATCCATGATCTCGATCGGAACGTGTATGTCGTGGTTGAGGATGCAGTAGTTTATTATTATAGTCAAGACGGATTCCGATTTGCGGCAGCGGAATGA
- a CDS encoding NAD(P)/FAD-dependent oxidoreductase has product MTENVVVLGSGYAGAGAVKSIERELDDQVDLTWVSDVDHHLVLHEAHRCIRNPRVKEKIAIPVDEIKSPSTRFIQAEVTDLDTAGKEVGLDDGTTLSYDYCVVGIGSQTAFFGIDGLQEHALTLKNLDHALEIHDAVKSAARDASRSDPAQVVVGGAGLSGIQSAGEIAEFRDKHRAPIDIHLVEGLDSVFPPGDPELQEELDAMLRERDVNILTGEFITSVDDEVVYIGDDTELEYDVLLWTGGITGQEVCQDIDVGKDERSHRLQTTSTFSTDADGVFAVGDTALVEQPDDEPAPPTAQAAWDAADIVGENVKRAVNDQPLKEWRYKDKGTVISVGNEAVAYDVKPLNGVSLPINSLLGNPFGGTPAETLKKAIAARWINRVTGPGRAAKAWPDM; this is encoded by the coding sequence ATGACTGAAAACGTCGTCGTCCTCGGCTCGGGGTACGCCGGGGCCGGCGCGGTCAAGAGCATCGAACGGGAACTCGACGACCAGGTCGACCTGACGTGGGTTTCCGACGTGGACCACCACCTGGTCCTACACGAGGCCCACCGGTGCATCCGCAACCCCCGCGTGAAAGAGAAGATCGCCATCCCGGTCGACGAGATCAAGTCGCCGTCCACGCGCTTCATCCAGGCCGAAGTCACCGACCTCGACACGGCGGGCAAGGAGGTCGGCCTCGACGACGGCACCACCCTGTCGTACGACTACTGCGTCGTCGGTATCGGCTCGCAGACGGCCTTCTTCGGTATCGACGGCCTGCAGGAGCACGCCCTCACGCTCAAGAACCTCGACCACGCCCTCGAGATTCACGACGCTGTCAAGTCCGCGGCCCGCGACGCCTCCCGGAGCGACCCCGCACAGGTCGTCGTCGGCGGGGCCGGCCTCTCGGGCATCCAGAGTGCCGGCGAGATCGCCGAGTTCCGCGACAAGCACCGCGCGCCGATAGATATCCACCTCGTGGAGGGCCTCGACAGCGTCTTCCCGCCGGGCGACCCGGAACTGCAGGAGGAACTCGACGCGATGCTCCGCGAGCGAGACGTCAACATCCTCACCGGCGAGTTCATCACCTCGGTCGACGACGAGGTCGTCTACATCGGTGACGACACCGAACTGGAGTACGACGTACTCCTCTGGACCGGCGGCATCACTGGCCAGGAGGTCTGTCAGGACATCGACGTCGGGAAGGACGAGCGCAGTCACCGCCTCCAGACCACCTCGACGTTCTCGACGGACGCCGACGGCGTCTTCGCGGTGGGCGACACCGCGCTGGTCGAACAGCCCGACGACGAACCCGCGCCCCCGACGGCGCAGGCCGCCTGGGACGCCGCCGACATCGTCGGCGAGAACGTCAAGCGCGCCGTCAACGACCAGCCCCTCAAGGAGTGGCGCTACAAGGACAAGGGGACCGTCATCTCCGTCGGTAACGAGGCCGTCGCCTACGACGTCAAGCCGCTCAACGGCGTCAGCCTCCCCATCAACTCCCTCCTCGGCAACCCGTTCGGCGGGACGCCCGCCGAGACGCTGAAGAAGGCCATCGCCGCCCGCTGGATCAACCGCGTCACCGGCCCCGGTCGCGCCGCCAAGGCGTGGCCGGACATGTGA
- a CDS encoding NAD-dependent epimerase/dehydratase family protein has translation MNGKRVLVTGGAGFIGSNLANHLAADNDVVAVDDLYLGTPENLSDDVEFVDASVLDDDLPTDVDVLFHLAALSSYKMHEEDPAQGARVNVEGFVNTVDQARQDGCDTVVYASTSSIYGSRTEPSPETMPVEARTGYEASKLARERYGEYFHNHYGMQCAGLRFFSVYQGFESGNEAHKGEYANTVAQFADEMASGEAPVLFGDGTQTRDFTHVDDIVRGIELAADERLQGIYNLGTGESYSFNTMVEMINVELGTDIDPEYIENPLDVYVHDTMADSTKIREATGWEPQISFEEGVARVCAPYR, from the coding sequence ATGAACGGCAAGCGCGTCCTCGTCACGGGTGGTGCGGGATTCATCGGGTCGAACCTCGCGAACCACCTCGCCGCCGACAACGACGTCGTCGCGGTCGACGACCTCTACCTCGGTACCCCCGAGAACCTCTCCGACGACGTGGAGTTCGTCGACGCGAGCGTCCTCGACGACGACCTCCCGACCGACGTGGACGTCCTGTTCCACCTCGCGGCGCTCTCCTCGTACAAGATGCACGAGGAGGACCCCGCGCAGGGCGCGCGCGTCAACGTCGAGGGGTTCGTCAACACCGTCGACCAGGCCCGACAGGACGGCTGTGACACCGTCGTCTACGCCTCCACCTCCTCCATCTACGGCTCGCGCACCGAACCCTCCCCTGAGACGATGCCCGTCGAGGCCCGCACGGGCTACGAGGCGTCGAAACTCGCCCGCGAGCGTTACGGCGAGTACTTCCACAACCACTACGGGATGCAGTGTGCCGGCCTGCGGTTCTTCTCGGTCTATCAGGGCTTCGAGAGCGGCAACGAGGCCCACAAGGGCGAGTACGCGAACACCGTCGCCCAGTTCGCCGACGAGATGGCGAGCGGCGAGGCCCCCGTCCTCTTCGGCGACGGCACGCAGACGCGCGACTTCACGCACGTCGATGACATCGTCCGCGGCATCGAACTCGCCGCCGACGAACGCCTGCAGGGCATCTACAACCTCGGGACGGGGGAGAGCTACTCCTTCAACACGATGGTCGAGATGATCAACGTCGAACTCGGCACCGACATCGACCCCGAGTACATCGAGAACCCCCTCGACGTGTACGTCCACGACACGATGGCCGACAGCACGAAGATTCGCGAGGCGACCGGCTGGGAGCCACAGATCAGCTTCGAGGAGGGCGTCGCGCGGGTCTGTGCGCCCTACCGGTAG
- the rocF gene encoding arginase gives MSRSLRLIGVPMDLGADRRGVDMGPSAIRYAGISQALADLDYDCTDDGDLPVVHPEVGDPDSAAPSTGRAKYLDEVRDLCTRLSDEVADVLDEGSFPLVLGGDHSIAIGTVGGAARDADLGVVWFDAHGDFNTPATTPSGNIHGMPLAALLGEGEFADSEWGPAPNVSEENVALVGIRSLDDAEREALRDTDVTVFTMSDIDRRGITAVTEEALDVASDGTDGIHVSLDLDWLDPDEAPGVGTPVRGGVTYREAHAAMELVADRDVRSMEAVEVNPILDQHNRTAELAVELCASALGKSIY, from the coding sequence ATGTCTCGTTCCCTTCGCCTCATCGGCGTCCCGATGGACCTCGGCGCCGACCGCCGTGGCGTCGACATGGGCCCCTCCGCGATTCGCTACGCCGGCATCTCGCAGGCGCTCGCGGACCTCGACTACGACTGTACCGACGACGGCGACCTGCCGGTCGTCCACCCGGAGGTCGGCGACCCGGACAGTGCCGCCCCCAGTACGGGCCGCGCGAAGTACCTCGACGAGGTTCGTGACCTCTGTACCCGCCTCTCGGACGAGGTGGCGGACGTACTCGACGAGGGGTCGTTCCCCCTCGTCCTCGGCGGCGACCACTCCATCGCCATCGGGACCGTCGGCGGGGCCGCCCGCGACGCCGACCTCGGGGTCGTCTGGTTCGACGCCCACGGCGACTTCAACACGCCCGCGACGACCCCCTCGGGCAACATCCACGGGATGCCGCTCGCCGCCCTCCTCGGCGAGGGGGAGTTCGCCGACTCCGAGTGGGGCCCGGCCCCGAACGTCTCCGAGGAGAACGTCGCGCTCGTGGGAATTCGGAGCCTCGACGACGCCGAACGCGAGGCCCTGCGCGACACCGACGTGACCGTCTTCACGATGAGCGACATCGACCGCCGGGGCATCACGGCGGTCACCGAGGAGGCACTCGACGTCGCCAGCGACGGGACCGACGGCATCCACGTGAGCCTCGACCTCGACTGGCTGGACCCCGACGAGGCACCGGGCGTCGGGACGCCCGTCCGCGGCGGCGTCACCTACCGCGAGGCCCACGCCGCGATGGAACTCGTCGCCGACCGCGACGTTCGCTCGATGGAGGCCGTCGAGGTCAACCCCATCCTCGACCAGCACAACCGCACCGCGGAACTCGCCGTCGAACTGTGTGCCAGCGCGCTCGGCAAGTCCATCTACTGA
- a CDS encoding rhodanese-like domain-containing protein, translating into MAALRKHAWDMAEEAEKDVETLSVEAVHDLLGDEDVTLLDIRDVRERWIEGTIPGARHAPRGMLEFWADPETEYYRDYFEPSRRYVLFCNEAGRSALAAKTLQKMGFEDVAHVAGGFTAWQAADYEVEEVEQRDYKSRD; encoded by the coding sequence ATGGCAGCACTCCGCAAACACGCCTGGGACATGGCAGAGGAGGCCGAGAAGGACGTCGAGACGCTCTCCGTCGAGGCGGTCCACGACCTGCTCGGCGACGAGGACGTGACGCTCCTCGACATCCGCGACGTGCGCGAACGCTGGATCGAGGGGACCATCCCCGGCGCGAGACACGCCCCGAGGGGGATGCTGGAGTTCTGGGCCGACCCCGAGACGGAGTACTACCGGGACTACTTCGAGCCGTCGCGCCGCTACGTCCTCTTCTGCAACGAGGCCGGCCGGTCGGCGCTCGCGGCGAAGACCCTCCAGAAGATGGGCTTCGAGGACGTCGCACACGTGGCCGGCGGGTTCACCGCGTGGCAGGCGGCGGACTACGAGGTGGAGGAGGTCGAACAGCGCGACTACAAGAGCCGGGACTGA